The Pseudomonas orientalis genome contains a region encoding:
- the sthA gene encoding Si-specific NAD(P)(+) transhydrogenase, with protein MAVYNYDVVVLGSGPAGEGAAMNAAKAGRKVAMVDSRRQVGGNCTHLGTIPSKALRHSVRQIMQFNTNPMFRAIGEPRWFSFPDVLKSAEKVISKQVASRTGYYARNRVDLFFGTGSFADEQTVEVVCANGVVEKLVAKHIIIATGSRPYRPADIDFHHPRIYDSDTILSLGHTPRKLIIYGAGVIGCEYASIFSGLGVLVELVDNRDQLLSFLDSEISQALSYHFSNNNITVRHNEEYERVEGLDNGVILHLKSGKKIKADALLWCNGRTGNTDKLGMENIGVKVNSRGQIEVDENYRTCVTNIYGAGDVIGWPSLASAAHDQGRSAAGSIVDNGSWRYVNDVPTGIYTIPEISSIGKNEHELTKAKVPYEVGKAFFKSMARAQIAGEPQGMLKILFHRETLEVLGVHCFGYQASEIVHIGQAIMNQPGDLNTLKYFVNTTFNYPTMAEAYRVAAYDGLNRLF; from the coding sequence ATGGCTGTCTACAACTACGACGTGGTGGTACTGGGTTCCGGCCCGGCTGGAGAAGGCGCGGCGATGAACGCTGCAAAGGCAGGGCGCAAGGTGGCGATGGTCGACAGCCGTCGCCAGGTCGGCGGCAACTGCACCCACCTGGGTACCATCCCGTCCAAGGCGTTGCGTCACTCCGTGCGCCAGATCATGCAATTCAACACCAACCCGATGTTCCGGGCGATTGGTGAGCCGCGCTGGTTCTCGTTCCCGGACGTGTTGAAAAGCGCCGAGAAAGTCATCTCCAAGCAAGTCGCGTCGCGCACCGGCTACTACGCCCGCAACCGCGTCGACCTGTTCTTCGGCACCGGCAGCTTCGCCGACGAGCAGACCGTCGAAGTGGTCTGCGCCAACGGCGTGGTCGAGAAGCTGGTGGCCAAGCACATCATCATTGCCACCGGCTCGCGCCCGTATCGCCCGGCGGATATCGATTTCCACCACCCGCGTATCTACGATAGCGATACCATCCTGAGCCTGGGCCATACCCCGCGCAAGCTGATCATCTACGGCGCCGGCGTGATCGGCTGCGAATACGCCTCGATCTTCAGCGGCCTGGGTGTACTGGTGGAACTGGTGGACAACCGTGACCAGTTGCTGAGCTTCCTCGACTCGGAAATTTCCCAGGCGTTGAGCTACCACTTCAGCAACAACAACATCACCGTGCGCCACAACGAAGAGTACGAGCGCGTCGAAGGCCTGGACAACGGGGTGATCCTGCACCTCAAGTCCGGCAAGAAGATCAAGGCCGACGCCTTGCTGTGGTGCAACGGCCGTACCGGCAACACCGACAAGCTGGGCATGGAAAACATCGGGGTCAAGGTCAACAGCCGTGGCCAGATCGAGGTGGACGAGAACTACCGCACCTGCGTGACCAACATCTACGGCGCCGGTGACGTGATCGGCTGGCCAAGCCTGGCCAGCGCCGCCCATGACCAGGGCCGTTCGGCGGCGGGCAGCATCGTCGACAACGGCAGCTGGCGCTACGTGAACGACGTGCCGACCGGCATCTACACCATTCCCGAGATCAGCTCGATCGGCAAGAACGAGCACGAACTGACCAAGGCCAAGGTGCCGTACGAAGTGGGCAAGGCGTTCTTCAAGAGCATGGCGCGTGCGCAGATCGCCGGTGAGCCGCAAGGCATGCTGAAGATCCTGTTCCACCGCGAAACCCTGGAAGTGCTCGGCGTACATTGCTTCGGCTACCAGGCGTCGGAGATCGTGCACATTGGCCAGGCGATCATGAATCAGCCGGGTGATCTGAATACGCTCAAGTATTTCGTCAACACCACGTTCAACTACCCGACCATGGCCGAAGCCTATCGGGTAGCGGCCTACGACGGCCTCAACCGGCTTTTTTGA
- a CDS encoding glyceraldehyde-3-phosphate dehydrogenase: MWKVPVTQKPDQCLGEWIDREALAEAMIPLIGQLYRNNNVVSSIYGRSLINQSVIAILKAHRFARHRSADDSELSVHETFPLLKAMSELKLGAASVDLGKLAYKFRKEGAGRSAEQFVREQMAEVIGQQSAAARKGTDVVLYGFGRIGRLLARILIEKTGGGDGLRLRAIVVRKGAENDLTKRASLLRRDSVHGPFNGTIVIDEANNTITANGNLIQVIYAKNPSEVDYTQYGIQDALLVDNTGVWRDAEGLGQHLACPGVDRVVLTAPGKGKLKNIVHGINHAEITADDKIVSAASCTTNAIVPVLKAVNDKFGIVNGHVETVHSYTNDQNLIDNFHKGDRRGRSAALNMVITETGAATAAAKALPELAGKLTGNAIRVPTPNVSMAILNLNLEKTATREEMNEYLRYMALHSDLHKQIDFVNSQEVVSTDFVGSRHAGVVDAEATISQDNRVVLYVWYDNEFGYSCQVVRVMEDMAGVNPPAFPR, translated from the coding sequence ATGTGGAAGGTTCCCGTGACTCAGAAGCCCGACCAGTGTCTTGGTGAATGGATCGACCGTGAAGCACTCGCTGAAGCGATGATTCCGCTTATCGGTCAGCTGTACCGCAATAACAATGTGGTGAGCTCGATCTATGGCCGCAGCCTGATCAACCAGTCCGTCATCGCGATTCTCAAGGCGCACCGCTTTGCGCGCCACCGTTCTGCCGACGACAGCGAACTCTCCGTCCACGAAACATTCCCGTTGCTCAAGGCCATGAGCGAGCTCAAGCTCGGCGCGGCTTCGGTCGACCTGGGCAAGCTGGCCTACAAATTCCGCAAGGAAGGCGCCGGTCGCAGTGCCGAGCAGTTCGTGCGTGAACAAATGGCCGAGGTGATCGGCCAGCAAAGCGCCGCTGCCCGCAAAGGCACCGACGTGGTGCTCTACGGCTTCGGCCGTATCGGCCGCCTGCTGGCGCGCATCCTCATCGAAAAAACCGGCGGCGGCGACGGCCTGCGCCTGCGGGCCATCGTGGTGCGCAAAGGCGCCGAGAACGACCTGACCAAGCGCGCCAGTCTATTGCGCCGCGACTCGGTACACGGTCCGTTCAACGGCACCATCGTTATCGACGAAGCAAACAACACCATCACCGCCAACGGTAACCTGATCCAGGTGATCTACGCGAAGAACCCGTCCGAGGTGGATTACACCCAGTACGGCATCCAGGACGCGCTGCTGGTGGACAACACCGGCGTATGGCGTGACGCCGAAGGCCTGGGCCAGCACCTGGCCTGCCCGGGTGTCGACCGCGTTGTCCTGACCGCGCCTGGCAAGGGCAAGCTCAAGAACATCGTGCACGGCATCAACCATGCCGAAATCACCGCTGACGACAAGATCGTGTCCGCCGCGTCCTGCACCACCAACGCCATCGTGCCGGTGCTCAAGGCTGTGAATGACAAGTTCGGCATCGTCAACGGCCACGTCGAGACGGTTCACTCGTACACCAACGACCAGAACCTGATCGACAACTTCCACAAGGGCGACCGCCGTGGCCGCAGCGCCGCGCTGAACATGGTGATCACCGAGACCGGTGCCGCCACCGCTGCCGCCAAGGCCCTGCCTGAACTGGCCGGCAAGCTGACCGGTAACGCGATCCGTGTACCGACGCCGAACGTGTCGATGGCCATTCTCAACCTGAACCTTGAGAAAACCGCCACCCGTGAAGAGATGAACGAGTACCTGCGCTACATGGCGCTGCACTCCGATCTGCACAAGCAGATCGACTTCGTCAATTCCCAGGAAGTGGTGTCCACCGACTTCGTCGGCTCGCGCCATGCCGGTGTGGTGGACGCCGAGGCGACCATCAGCCAGGACAACCGCGTTGTGCTGTACGTGTGGTACGACAACGAGTTCGGCTACAGCTGCCAGGTGGTTCGCGTGATGGAAGACATGGCTGGGGTCAACCCGCCGGCGTTTCCGCGCTAA
- a CDS encoding glycerophosphodiester phosphodiesterase, with the protein MTLIYGHRGAKGEAPENTLTSFQECLKHGVRRCELDLHLSMDGELMVIHDPTLKRTADRRGKVVEYSAADLVKMDARKGGPGWVSPCPIPRLEELFEKCDFDHWQLEVKSASRTRAATTVLAIREMAVRFGLMDKVTVTSSSREVLKAAIELTPDLSRGLVAEYAWLDPLKVAQNYSCEYLALNWTLCTPERLEKAQRQGLHVSVWTVNEPALMRRLADFGVDSLITDFPGLATATLGNY; encoded by the coding sequence GTGACCCTGATTTACGGCCATCGCGGTGCCAAAGGCGAAGCACCGGAAAATACCCTGACCAGCTTTCAGGAATGCCTCAAGCACGGCGTACGCCGCTGCGAACTGGACCTGCACCTGTCCATGGACGGCGAACTGATGGTCATCCACGACCCTACCCTCAAGCGCACGGCCGACCGACGCGGCAAAGTCGTCGAGTACTCGGCAGCCGACCTGGTGAAGATGGATGCGCGCAAAGGCGGCCCGGGCTGGGTCAGCCCTTGCCCGATCCCGCGCTTGGAGGAGTTGTTCGAAAAGTGCGACTTCGACCACTGGCAGCTGGAAGTCAAAAGCGCTTCGCGCACCCGCGCCGCCACCACCGTGCTGGCAATCCGCGAGATGGCCGTGCGCTTTGGCCTGATGGACAAAGTCACCGTCACCTCAAGTTCGCGGGAAGTGCTCAAAGCGGCGATTGAACTGACCCCCGACCTGTCACGCGGGCTGGTGGCCGAATACGCCTGGCTCGACCCACTGAAGGTCGCGCAGAACTATAGCTGTGAGTACCTGGCGTTGAACTGGACGTTGTGCACCCCTGAGCGGCTGGAAAAAGCCCAGCGCCAGGGTTTGCATGTATCCGTGTGGACGGTCAACGAACCTGCGTTGATGCGCAGGCTCGCCGACTTCGGCGTAGATAGCCTGATTACAGACTTTCCCGGTTTGGCCACTGCCACCCTCGGGAATTACTGA
- a CDS encoding PilZ domain-containing protein → MSTLDEEERREYYRIDDMIALQIKSLSAPDAASKEVLLDDSPLFNLLSELHLSEFEAQHLLRQINEKDRSLAAFLKVQNKRLDLLSQVMARGLLNEVGAPQPVILSEGGIDFQHPAPLAPDTHLAVKLVLMPQALGLLLRARVTHCNPKGDGFDVGTEFESMTDAQRQLLARYILQKQAQERRLAREQSDDL, encoded by the coding sequence ATGTCGACATTAGATGAAGAAGAGCGCCGCGAATACTACCGTATCGACGACATGATCGCACTCCAAATCAAAAGCCTGTCGGCGCCCGATGCGGCGAGCAAGGAAGTATTGCTGGATGATTCGCCGCTGTTCAATCTGCTCAGCGAATTGCACCTCAGCGAGTTCGAAGCCCAGCACCTGCTGCGCCAAATCAACGAAAAAGACCGCAGCCTGGCGGCGTTCCTCAAAGTGCAGAACAAGCGCCTGGACCTGCTCAGCCAGGTCATGGCCCGCGGGCTGCTCAATGAGGTGGGCGCGCCGCAGCCGGTGATCCTGTCCGAAGGCGGCATCGACTTCCAGCACCCTGCCCCACTGGCGCCCGACACGCACCTGGCGGTCAAGCTGGTGCTGATGCCCCAGGCACTCGGCCTGCTGCTGCGCGCGCGGGTGACCCATTGCAATCCCAAGGGCGACGGCTTTGACGTGGGCACGGAATTCGAATCCATGACCGACGCCCAACGCCAACTGCTGGCGCGTTACATCCTGCAGAAACAGGCCCAGGAACGCCGCCTGGCGCGAGAACAAAGCGACGATCTCTGA
- a CDS encoding chalcone isomerase family protein, translated as MRQLFIGLMLMLSITAQASDTDRLKQAGFPTQVEGLALKNQAVLNYLWADVYAAALYAPADLTAKQAWDQQKALRLVLYYFRNIDRADVIKAASATLERQQTNAGLNPEIARLHARFRDIRSGDRYALDFRPGRGLNLEINDQVVFSSSDDALARAYLGIWLAPEGLSDELRGQLLD; from the coding sequence ATGCGACAACTCTTTATCGGTTTGATGCTGATGCTGTCGATCACGGCCCAGGCCAGTGATACGGACCGACTCAAGCAGGCTGGCTTCCCCACGCAGGTCGAGGGGTTGGCGCTGAAAAACCAGGCGGTGCTCAACTATCTCTGGGCGGATGTGTATGCGGCGGCGCTGTACGCGCCGGCTGATCTGACCGCAAAGCAAGCCTGGGACCAACAGAAAGCGTTGCGCCTGGTGCTGTATTACTTTCGCAACATCGATCGCGCGGATGTGATCAAGGCGGCCAGCGCCACCCTGGAACGCCAGCAAACCAATGCCGGCTTGAATCCGGAGATAGCCAGGCTGCACGCCCGATTCCGGGATATTCGTAGCGGTGACCGCTATGCCCTGGATTTTCGCCCGGGCCGGGGTTTGAACCTCGAGATTAATGACCAGGTGGTGTTCAGCAGTAGCGATGATGCGCTGGCGAGGGCTTACTTGGGTATCTGGCTGGCACCTGAAGGGTTGTCTGATGAGTTGCGCGGCCAGTTGCTGGATTGA